The Actinosynnema mirum DSM 43827 genomic interval GCGCGGCGGCGGCGAACTCTCCCAACGAACCTCCCAGCTTCGTCTTGCGACGAAGATAGCTGGACGTAGGGGGTGCGCGTGGGGGAACGGGGGAACGTGTCGGGGGGCACAGCCGGTGGTGCGGGGAGGCGGGGGTCGGGGACGGGCCAGGAGGGGGTGCGCTCCGCTAAGCTGTGGGGTGAGGGCTGCTAGCTCAACTGGCAGAGCAGGAGACTTTTAATCTTCGGGTTCAGGGTTCGAGTCCCTGGCGGCCCACCACAGCAGCAGTTCACACCTTCGGGGTGTTCGGTGGGAAGACCGGGCTCACCGGCCACCCCTCACTTTGCCCGACGTTTCCGCTGTTCACGACGGTGAGCGCGGTGGTGGCAGCCCGGTTCTGCGAGTGCCTTCCACCGGTGGACGTTCCTGGTCGTCGACGGCCGCAATCCGGTTGATCGCACAAGATCACCGCAGGTGGGGGTCGGGCATCCCGACAACAGGCGCTCCGGGGCGCCCGAGGCTTCGGCCGAACCGGTGGGAGCAGGAGGCGGTAGGCGGAGAGCCGCGCGCGAGGCGCACGACCGGCGCCCTGAGCAGTCCTCACCGGACCCGGACGACCTCGACTACAAGACCTGCTGATCGAACCTCAGCACCGGTTTCACGCAGCGCCCCGTCGACGCGTCCTCCGCAGCCTGCTCGATCTGCTCGAACGGGTACTCCCCGATCAGCCGCTCGATCGGCAGGACGCCCTGGCGGTGCAGGGCCACCAGGTCCGGGATCAGGGTGCTCGGCGCCGCGTCGCCCTCGATCACGCCTCGGACGCGGATGCCGTTGTGCACCAGCGTCTTCAGGTCCAGCTCCACCTTGCCGCCCAGACCGACCAGGGCCAGCGTCCCCCTCCGGCGCAGCGCCCCCACCGCCTCGCCGATCGCGTCCGCCCGCCCCGTCGTGTCCACCGCGTGGTGGGCGCCGCCGCCGGTCAGGTCCGCGAGCGGCGTTCCCGGTGGGACCGCCGCCGCCGCGCCCAGGGACAGCGCCAGCGCGCGCCTGGACTCCACCGGCTCCACCACGACCGTGCGGCACCCGCGCACGTTCGCCGCCAGCAGCGCGCTCAGGCCCACCCCGCCCGCCCCGTAGACCACCAGCACCTCGCCGGGCGCCGCGTTCACAACGGTGAACACCGTCCCGGCCCCCGTCTGGACGCTGCACCCCAGCGGCGCGGCCACCACCG includes:
- a CDS encoding NAD(P)-dependent alcohol dehydrogenase, which encodes MTRARAALVERPGGPFEVREVELDDPRPDEVVVRVLAAGVCHTDLLMRRTWPEALLPMVFGHEGAGVVEAVGAGVGSVVVGDSVCLSYRSCGRCAECAAGWNAYCLHAGANARGVREDGSTALRRAGKPVYGGFFGQSSFATHAVAHESSVVKVPADLSPVVAAPLGCSVQTGAGTVFTVVNAAPGEVLVVYGAGGVGLSALLAANVRGCRTVVVEPVESRRALALSLGAAAAVPPGTPLADLTGGGAHHAVDTTGRADAIGEAVGALRRRGTLALVGLGGKVELDLKTLVHNGIRVRGVIEGDAAPSTLIPDLVALHRQGVLPIERLIGEYPFEQIEQAAEDASTGRCVKPVLRFDQQVL